The genomic stretch GCAATTCGTAACTCGGTAGTCGGAACTCCTTTCAATGAAGTACATGAAAAAACAGTTCGTTTCCTTGCGGATTGTTTACGAGAGATGGGCTTTCTAAAGGGAAGTTTGGACGAAATCATAGAGAAGGGAACCTACAGAAGATTCTACATGCACAGAACAGGGCACTACCTAGGAATGGATGTACATGATGTAGGAAGGTATTTCTTAGAAGGCAAATCCAGACCGCTGAAGGACGGTCAGGTGGTGACTGTAGAACCTGGTTTGTATTTTGATCCAGCGGATGATTCGATCCCCAAAGAATTTCGAGGAATTGGAATTCGTATCGAAGATGATATTTTGATTCATGGGAAATCACCCATTAACTTAACGGAATCGATCCCCAAAGAAATTTCCGATATTGAAGCTTTAAAAGTTTAAAGAGCAACGAACTTTGGTTAAAAAAACCTTTCTTTATGACTAGAGAACTTCCTAAACGTTTTCGCTCGGTTCGCTACTTTGATCGGATCAGTTCTGAAATCGCAGAAATTGTACGTTTGGAGATGGAAAAGTTAGGTTACCCTGGCCTTACTACATCACATTTTGAAATCCTAACCTTTCTTTTGCGAAGTTCTGTTCCTATCAATATGACGCAAGTTGCTAAAACCATTGAAAAAACAAAGCCAACGTGCACCGTACTCGTAAATCGTTTGGTAAAGGAAGGTCTTGTGGAACGAAATCCTTCTCCGAGCGATGGAAGGGAATGGGCTCTTTTGTTATCAAAGGACGGAAAAAAAATTCGCCAAAAAATAGTTACAATTTCGGCAAAACTTCTGTCCTTACAAACCTGGGGAATCTCTAAAGAAAACGAGGATATTTTGTATCCTATCCTCGATCAAATTTACAAACACATACGTAAGAAAAAAGAAAGCTAAGCTAAAAGAAAGAAGCTTATAATTTCTTATGAGGTAAAGACAGGCCTTCTCACTTGCACCGAAGCAGAAATTCCTTCCTGTGCATCTTTGGATTGGATACTTTGGATGGTTGCTTTGATGTCTGTTTCTATGAGTGCCAATAGATCCTTCTTTACATTCAATATTCCCGCTTTTGTATCTTTCATAGCAGAGAGAGAATTCTTTTTAAGTTTGGTTTGTAAGGACTTAGATTTTTTCTTTAAATCATCTTCGTTTGCGACAATTTCTTCAAACAAAGTTGGCATCTCTTTTGCTTTGAAGGCATCACCTAA from Leptospira wolbachii serovar Codice str. CDC encodes the following:
- a CDS encoding MarR family winged helix-turn-helix transcriptional regulator, whose translation is MTRELPKRFRSVRYFDRISSEIAEIVRLEMEKLGYPGLTTSHFEILTFLLRSSVPINMTQVAKTIEKTKPTCTVLVNRLVKEGLVERNPSPSDGREWALLLSKDGKKIRQKIVTISAKLLSLQTWGISKENEDILYPILDQIYKHIRKKKES